A stretch of Ipomoea triloba cultivar NCNSP0323 chromosome 13, ASM357664v1 DNA encodes these proteins:
- the LOC116002113 gene encoding nitrate regulatory gene2 protein has product MGCSSSKVDDEESVKLCKDRKKFIKEAVEYRLRFASGHIAYIQSMKRVSAALRDYVEVDEPREFLLDAFTTNQPFAPAKKVKSGGFISIEPKSFTITPLPPENNSTLRVNYLRSGGNASVSVEERPQLPETFRIETYSPVHQYGMDGFFPMQSPPVSSSIFNYSPNNRPNFPPSPQNTQWDFFWNPFASLDYYGYPTTSNLDHEILDDDDNDGLRQVREKEGIPDLEEESEQEETNYRGIAKEERARIHQKFINEVVVEDVDDDDDDDDDDDDDDSDDNDEIDEHIDTDHHVQGLNSNSNHHAQGLKSNANHHAQGLNSNANHHAQGLNSNANHHVQGLNSNANHHFQGLNSNANRHAQGLKSNANHHVQELKPNGGNHSTAVAKAQNRGQLSSKGTAVVDCEAKEEAPGFTVYVNRRPTSMAEVIKDLETQFTIACNSATEVSSILESIRAQYSSTSNDLKHMKMLNPVSLFRSGSSRSSSSRFLINPSTLKDESYQSNSDTSDDSSMLSSSHQSTLDRLFVWEKKLYQEVRAGERVRLAYEKKCAQLRNQDVSGADPSSLEKTRAAIRDLHTQIKVSIHSVESISKRIESLRDDELQPQLLQLVEGLGKMWKVMAECHHIQKRTLDDAKLLLAGMPSKHAGIKKYTIMSPSEPHQLARSAANLEMELRNWRACFESWITSQRSYLHALTGWLLRCLHEDADTSKTPCSPSRAEGAPPIFNICIQWSKLLDSVRELPVLDGLDFFAAGVGSLYAHQLKEDSRGWNPGGSKRFSGEPSSNNMELVEVGKVDEEVMTAEKMAEVAIRVLCAGMSVSVSSLTEFSIVSAEGYADLLKNWEEKRLLQNSNRNGNGM; this is encoded by the exons ATGGGATGTTCTTCATCCAAGGTGGATGATGAAGAGTCAGTCAAGCTTTGTAAAGATAGGAAGAAGTTCATTAAAGAAGCAGTTGAGTACAGATTGAGGTTTGCTTCTGGTCACATTGCTTATATCCAGTCTATGAAAAGAGTTTCGGCTGCTCTGCGAGATTATGTTGAGGTGGATGAGCCTCGGGAGTTCTTGTTAGATGCATTCACTACCAATCAGCCATTTGCACCAGCTAAGAAAGTGAAATCTGGTGGCTTCATCTCGATTGAGCCAAAATCCTTCACAATTACACCTTTGCCGCCCGAGAACAATTCCACTTTGAGAGTGAACTATCTTAGATCGGGTGGAAATGCTTCTGTTTCGGTTGAGGAGAGACCTCAGTTGCCTGAAACATTCAGGATTGAAACCTATTCCCCAGTGCATCAGTATGGGATGGATGGCTTTTTCCCTATGCAATCCCCACCCGTGAgttcttcaatttttaattactcACCCAACAATAGGCCTAATTTCCCCCCTTCACCACAAAACACCCAGTGGGATTTCTTCTGGAACCCCTTTGCTTCACTGGATTACTATGGTTATCCCACAACGAGCAATCTTGATCATGAGattttggatgatgatgataatgatgggCTAAGGCAAGTTAGAGAAAAGGAAGGGATTCCTGATCTTGAGGAAGAATCTGAACAAGAAGAAACTAACTACAGGGGAATTGCAAAAGAAGAGAGAGCTAGAATCCACCAGAAATTCATTAATGAAGTTGTGGTGGAagatgttgatgatgatgatgatgacgacgacgacgacgacgatgatgatagtgatgatAATGATGAAATAGACGAACACATTGATACAGATCATCATGTTCAAGGATTAAACTCAAATTCCAATCATCATGCTCAAGGATTAAAATCAAATGCCAATCATCATGCTCAAGGGTTAAACTCAAATGCCAATCATCATGCTCAAGGGTTAAACTCAAATGCCAATCATCATGTTCAAGGGTTAAACTCAAATGCGAATCATCATTTTCAAGGATTAAACTCAAATGCCAATCGTCATGCTCAAGGATTAAAATCAAACGCCAATCATCATGTTCAAGAATTAAAACCCAATGGCGGCAATCATAGTACAGCAGTGGCTAAGGCACAAAATAGGGGCCAGCTTAGTAGTAAAGGGACTGCAGTTGTGGATTGTGAAGCAAAGGAAGAAGCACCTGGATTTACCGTTTATGTCAATAGAAGGCCAACAAGCATGGCAGAAGTTATTAAGGACCTTGAAACGCAGTTTACGATTGCCTGCAATTCAGCTACAGAGGTGTCATCTATATTAGAGTCAATCAGGGCTCAGTATTCATCAACATCAAATGACCTTAAGC ACATGAAAATGTTGAACCCAGTATCTCTGTTTCGTTCGGGATCTTCAAGATCATCATCATCTAGATTCTTGATCAATCCCTCAACTTTAAAAGATGAAAGTTATCAAAGCAACAGTGATACGTCTGATGACTCCTCCATGCTTTCGAGCAGTCATCAGTCTACCCTGGACAGATTATTTGTatgggaaaagaaactttaccAGGAAGTTAGG GCTGGTGAACGTGTTCGGCTAGCATATGAGAAGAAATGTGCGCAACTGAGAAATCAAGATGTGAGCGGGGCAGACCCTTCTTCTCTTGAAAAAACGAGAGCAGCCATTAGGGATTTGCATACTCAGATAAAAGTCTCAATACACTCGGTTGAATCTATCTCAAAAAGGATTGAATCTTTAAGGGACGATGAACTGCAGCCTCAGCTTTTACAATTGGTGGAAGG GCTAGGTAAAATGTGGAAGGTGATGGCAGAGTGCCACCATATACAGAAGCGTACACTGGATGACGCGAAGCTCTTACTTGCTGGCATGCCGTCAAAGCATGCTGGGATTAAGAAATACACGATAATGTCACCTTCTGAGCCACACCAGCTAGCCCGTTCAGCAGCCAACCTTGAGATGGAGCTCAGAAATTGGAGAGCTTGTTTCGAGTCATGGATCACTTCTCAGCGATCCTACTTGCACGCATTAACAGGATGGCTCTTGCGTTGTCTCCACGAGGACGCTGACACGTCAAAAACGCCATGCTCTCCCAGCAGGGCTGAGGGAGCACCGCCAATATTCAACATATGCATCCAGTGGTCTAAGCTGTTGGATTCGGTGAGGGAGCTCCCCGTGCTCGATGGACTAGACTTTTTCGCTGCAGGCGTTGGTTCCCTATATGCACACCAGCTGAAAGAAGACTCACGGGGGTGGAACCCAGGCGGGTCAAAGAGGTTTAGCGGGGAACCCTCGAGTAACAACATGGAGCTGGTAGAAGTTGGGAAAGTCGACGAGGAAGTAATGACAGCAGAAAAGATGGCTGAGGTGGCAATTAGAGTGCTGTGTGCTGGGATGTCAGTCTCTGTGAGCTCACTCACAGAATTCTCAATTGTTTCAGCTGAAGGATATGCTGATCTGCTCAAGAACTGGGAGGAGAAAAGGCTGTTGCAGAACTCCAATAGAAATGGAAATGGAATGTAG
- the LOC116002899 gene encoding cytochrome P450 CYP82D47-like, which produces MDFSLQAIVAALATSFLLLTFLYNLLCHKGTSSSQEPPEAGGAWPIIGHLHLLSAARPTFKILSDMADKYGPIFRLRLCAQQVLVVSDSRIAKQCFTTNDRALAGRPKAIASEIMGYNYAIVGLRPYGHYWRYVRKVIMLQLLSTPRLEVFGRVLESGVRSFTQDIYKSWLKDRNKNGSEDVKVDMKEWSAKLIMDVTMQMLFGQRYEEEGSRTVVVTVRRFFELMGVTLVGDYLPWLRWLDIGGHEKAMKETAKEMDTIMESWLQDHKTKRNTKSKEEEDFMDGLLSSFEDDKDNIPKDFDADTIVKATCIAVLLAATDTTTVTLTWAISLVLNNYSVLEKIRVELDTLVGRERDVNKFDLNNLTYLQAVVKETLRLYPAGPLLLPHESIDDCMVDGYHISKGVRMLMNVSKIHRDPRFWSDPNVFRQERFLSEHKDIDVKGNHFELIPFGSGRRMYPGISLALQILELALASLIHNFNLNRISDEPIDMTESVGLTIMKKTPLYALLTPRLSSHLYR; this is translated from the exons ATGGATTTCAGTCTGCAAGCCATTGTAGCAGCTTTGGCTACCTCTTTTCTACTACTCACCTTTCTCTACAACCTCTTATGTCACAAAGGGACGTCGTCTAGCCAAGAACCACCGGAAGCAGGCGGCGCATGGCCAATAATCGGCCATCTCCACCTCCTCTCTGCCGCTCGACCCACCTTCAAAATCTTGAGCGACATGGCGGACAAATACGGGCCTATATTCCGACTAAGGCTCTGCGCCCAACAAGTCTTGGTGGTGAGCGACTCGCGAATCGCCAAACAATGCTTTACCACCAATGATAGAGCCTTGGCTGGGCGGCCCAAGGCCATAGCTTCGGAGATCATGGGATACAACTACGCCATTGTTGGGCTACGTCCCTATGGTCACTACTGGCGCTATGTCCGCAAGGTTATAATGCTCCAGTTGCTGTCCACCCCCCGTCTCGAGGTGTTCGGGCGGGTTTTGGAATCGGGAGTAAGATCATTCACCCAAGACATCTACAAAAGCTGGTTAAAGGACAGGAATAAGAATGGATCCGAGGATGTAAAGGTGGACATGAAGGAGTGGTCCGCGAAACTAATCATGGACGTCACGATGCAGATGCTTTTTGGGCAGCGGTACGAGGAAGAAGGGAGCCGGACAGTAGTTGTGACAGTGAGGAGATTCTTTGAATTGATGGGGGTGACTCTTGTGGGGGATTACCTGCCATGGCTAAGATGGTTGGACATAGGAGGACATGAGAAGGCCATGAAGGAGACAGCTAAAGAGATGGACACCATAATGGAAAGTTGGCTACAAGaccacaaaacaaaaagaaataccAAATCTAAAGAGGAAGAAGACTTCATGGATGGATTGCTGTCCAGTTTTGAGGATGACAAAGATAATATTCCTAAAGATTTTGATGCAGACACAATTGTGAAAGCCACTTGCATA GCTGTGCTATTAGCTGCCACGGATACAACTACGGTAACATTAACATGGGCAATTTCTTTAGTTTTGAACAATTATAGTGTGTTGGAGAAGATTCGAGTTGAGCTAGATACTCTTGTTGGGAGGGAAAGGGATGTCAACAAATTCGACCTAAACAACTTGACTTATCTTCAAGCGGTTGTGAAAGAAACTTTACGTTTATATCCTGCTGGTCCTCTTTTACTGCCTCATGAATCTATTGATGATTGCATGGTCGATGGTTACCACATCTCAAAGGGTGTACGCATGTTGATGAATGTTTCTAAGATTCATCGAGATCCAAGATTTTGGTCGGATCCTAATGTGTTTAGGCAAGAGAGATTCTTGAGTGAACACAAAGATATTGATGTTAAGGGCAATCactttgagttaattccatttggAAGCGGGAGGAGAATGTATCCTGGGATTTCTTTAGCACTACAAATTTTGGAGTTGGCCTTGGCTAGTCTAATTCATAACTTTAATTTAAATAGGATTTCAGATGAACCTATTGACATGACTGAGAGCGTTGGGCTGACAATTATGAAGAAAACTCCCCTCTATGCTCTTCTTACCCCACGCCTATCTTCACATCTCTACCGTTGA